From a region of the Alnus glutinosa chromosome 1, dhAlnGlut1.1, whole genome shotgun sequence genome:
- the LOC133876297 gene encoding mitochondrial import receptor subunit TOM40-1: protein MATALNVPPTTPIPTPQQMKKEEEKVDYLNLPCPIPYEEIHREALMSLKPELFEGMRFDFTKGLNPKFSLSHSVFMGPMEIPSQSSETIKIPTAHYEFGANFIDPKLMLFGRIMTDGRLNARLKCDLTENLSLKANAQLTNEPHMSHGMTTFDYKGKDYRTQFQLGNGALFGANYIQSVTPHLSFGGEVFWAGQHRKSGIGYAARYNTDKMVATGQVASTGLVALSYVQKVSEKVSLASDFMYNYMSRDVTASFGYDYILRQCRLRGKIDSNGCAAAFLEERLNMGLNFILSAELDHKKKDYKFGFGLTVGE from the exons ATGGCGACGGCACTGAACGTTCCTCCAACAACTCCTATTCCGACGCCGCAGCAGAtgaagaaagaggaagagaaagtgGATTACTTGAACCTCCCTTGTCCTATTCCTTACGAGGAGATCCACCGTGAAGCTCTCA TGTCTTTAAAGCCAGAACTATTTGAAGGGATGCGCTTTGATTTTACCAAGGGACtcaatccgaagttctcactaAGTCACAG TGTGTTCATGGGACCAATGGAGATTCCTTCACAATCTTCTGAAACCATCAAAATCCCTACCGCTCACTATGAATTTGGTGCGAACTTTATTGACCCAAAG TTGATGCTTTTTGGGAGAATAATGACTGATGGGAGGCTCAATGCAAGACTGAAGTGTGATTTAACTGAAAATCTTTCATTGAAGGCTAATGCTCAG CTTACAAATGAGCCACATATGTCACATGGCATGACTACTTTTGATTACAAG GGTAAAGACTACAGGACCCAGTTTCAACTAGGAAATGGTGCCTTATTTGGAGCAAATTATATTCAG AGTGTGACCCCGCATTTGTCTTTTGGTGGTGAAGTGTTTTGGGCTGGTCAGCATCGGAAGTCTGGTATTGGTTATGCCGCTCGATACAATACGGATAAGATG GTTGCCACAGGTCAAGTTGCAAGTACAGGATTGGTTGCTCTGAGCTATGTTCAGAAGGTATCGGAGAAG gtTTCTCTAGCATCGGACTTCATGTACAACTACATGTCAAGAGATGTCACAGCCAGTTTTGGTTATGATTACATCCTTCGACAG TGCCGCCTCAGAGGGAAGATTGATTCCAATGGTTGTGCGGCTGCTTTTCTGGAAGAACGACTGAATATGGgtttaaattttatactttctGCAGAG CTTGATCACAAGAAGAAAGACTATAAATTTGGGTTTGGACTGACGGTGGGCGAGTAG